Part of the Halobacteriovorax vibrionivorans genome, AGCGCATAAATACATTCAATGAATTCTTGCCCATATGAAATGCGTCTTCTAGAGCAATCTTGCTTTTAATAAAAAGGCCTTTTAAAGACTTCTGATTAAGAACGAGGAAAAGGGCAATAAGAAGACCAAGTGCATTTGCAATAATAGTAGCTGCTGCAACTGATGCCAGTCCACCATCAAAGATATAAAGACCTAAGTAGGATAGAATAATATTAGTAAGTGTTGTGAAGCCAATAATATAGAGAACTGTTCTGACCTCGGCCATGCCTCTTAATATGGATAGTGCAGACATAAAAAGTAGGATAAATGTATGGCCATATATTCGAGTTAAGAAGTACTCATCACATTGTTTATAAAGTTTAGGGTCTACTGAAAGAAATTGGTAAATATAATCTCTAAATGGTGCAAGAAAAATACTTAAAATAAGTCCTAGGGCCAGAGCAATTAAGAAAGTAACTTTAATAAGAGAGACCACTCGAGGAAAGTCTTTTTTGCCGAGCTTTTGTGAAATTGCTTGAATTGGTGCATGAACTAAGAAGTTAAACATCCAAGTTAATGATGAGATGATTGATACTCCTACGGCCATTGCCGCAAGCATCTGTGTATCATAATTTCCAACTAAGGCCGTATCAACAATTGAACTTAAGGGCTCTAGCATTGATGCTAGAATAGAAGGCAAAGAAAGGGCCCATAGGCCCTTATAAGATAACCAATCTCGATTCATAGATTGAATTACTTGATTAGTACTTTGTTACAGCAGAAAAAATTGCAACAAAGATAAGTGCTAAGATAAGACCTAGACCAGCAAGTCTATTATTCTTCATTCTCTTAGCTAAAATTGGTCCAAGTGCTGAAACAGCTACCCATAAACCAACTTTTACTTTTACCCACATTGGCCAACCTTCACCGTGGCTTACACCAATACGAGCTAAAAGCCCCATACCACCTACAAATAGTAGGAAACTTGCAATACCTGAAGTTATTTTTAGCAACTTCGAGTTATTACCTTGAGGGCCAACAAATTGCGGTGCAAAAGCTGCAACCATTAGTACTAACATAAAAACGTGAAGTACTTTGTAAAATTCATAACTCATTCTTCTTCTCCATTATTCTCTTCTTCTAAACTTGTCAGTCTGTCGTTAATACAGTTTAAAGTCTTATTGATTCTAGCTAATTCTCTTTCTATCATTAAATCTTCACGGTGTAAGCTTGTTTGCATTCCCTCAACATTTTTCTTTAACACCTTTACGCGGTGGCCAATAGTTAGAAATTCTCTTCCAAGCATAACATTGGCAAAGATGGCAGTATATGTAGCAAATAATCCTGTACCAAGAATCATTAGAAAAACTGCAACCACCCTTCCCGAAAATGTCACAGGTGTAACATCTCCATATCCAACGGTTGTGATAGTAGTAAATGCCCACCAAATTGAGTCACTAATAGTTGTCACGTTAGGATTATGACCCTTTTCGAAATGAAAGAAAGTATAGGCAAAAATTAAAACACCACTATTACCTAGGAAAGTAATAACCCAGAAAGGAACAGTCTTGAACAAGTAGATAAATCGTTCAAAGAATATGTTGATGCTTGAGCGCAAATTGACCTCTATTATAAATTTAGGATTTAACATATAATATTGAATATGAGCTACTTTGGGAATAGTAATAAGGGTGAAAAGATATATCGCGGTGCGTACAACTACTACCGTAAAGATAACCTTTATGCTGAAGAAACATTTGAAGTCTATCGCAGGCCAAAATTCCATCAGATCTATTTTGAGGGTGAAATGCTAGCGCGTGTAATGACTGGGGAACTTTTAAAGGTCCACGTGGCCTATACAGTTGATAAGGAATACACTCCAATAAAAGTTAATATTGTGAAGTCACTTGGTGAACAAGTTTCAAAAGAAATCTTTCTCTTTGATCACTCCAATAGTGAACTTAAGTATCAATTTGAATGTGGTGATATCGTTAAGACTGAATCAATTGCAACCTCGCCTAAGTTCTTTGTCACAACTCCCCTAAGTTGTTGCTCAATGCTTTTCTTATGGTCAAAGAAGTTTGATTCCGTAGGAAAGAATTTTTACTCTTTCTTTTCAACAAATAATCAATGGACGTATTCTGGACCGATTATCAATAATAATATTGTTGTTGAAAGAGTTGCCCAGACTTCAGAAAATATCAAAATTGACGGCAGTACCGTTACTGCCGTTCAGTATAAGCTATTTGAAAAAATTGAATCTAATGATCCAAAAGAATTGAAAGAGACTCCAGAAATGTTAAATATCTGGCTATCTCAACACCAAACAATTCCCTACATTATTAAGGATAATAAAGGCACAAATATCACAATTAAGTATCTCAATAATCTGGATACTATTTAAGATAGCCTATTCTAATGTTTGGACGAATTCTTTAGAAGCTTCTAGCGCTTGCTTAAAGTTTGTACGATTAATTTGATAAGGCTCCATTTGCTTTGTAAGCTTTGCCATCGTTGAATTCTTCCACTTTTTAATTCGTGAATCAATAACAACAACTGCTCCTGCATCATTCTCAGTTCTCAGGAGTCGGCCAAGCTTTTGATGAAGATTACGCGTACGGTGTGCTAGATAATAATCTTCAAATTCATTACCAATATTTGTATCGTAATAATCACGTCTTAATCGAATAACCTGATCCATTGAAAGATCTGGAATTTTATCAATAAAGACAAATCTTAAAGCGTCACCAGGTACATCAATCCCCTCACCAAAAGACTCCATTCCAATTAGAATTCCATTTCCAGAATCCTTAAACTCTTCAACGACATTGGCGCCCATACCTTGAACAAAGACAGGAAGTTTACCTTCAAATTTATCCAACATATACTCGACAGCTTTTTCAAACCTGGCACGAGCAGAGAAAAGTAGAAGCGTTCTTCCACCAATATCTTCAATAAATGGAACCAGACGATCACAAACTGTTTTTACAAAATCCTTATCATATAAAGATGGTGTATCATCGCATAAGAAGACACGAGTCTTATTCTTATAATCGTATACAGAAGGAAGAAATAGTCCTGAGCGGAAGCGTCTTTCTGGCTCACTATAGAGATAACCTGTTGACCACTCCATACCACGACTTCCTTGATCTCCATGTTCATTGCCTAATGTTGCGGAAGTATAGACAACTGAAGAAGATGTCTGAAGAAGTTGATCGTGAAGTATTTTCCCCGTATTAATTGGGCCGGCCGTTAAAAGAAATCCCTGCTGCTCATGATACTTCATTGAAAGAGAATACGGCTGCGTTGACGTTTCAATTTTTAAAAGAAGCGCTAAGGCATTCATAATATCTTCAAGTGTTCCGACAAAAGATTCAAAGCGAGTCCACGCTGTAATCTCAGGCGGCCCTTGCATATCACTTGCTTGCCAACGAACAGTATAAGGATAGACCTTCTCATAAATTGATTTAAGAAGATGGTAAATACTTTCAAGATGATGGAAAACACTCAGCCTTAGGCCTTCTTTTTCAGTTGGCATAATCATTGGAAGCTCATTCCAGAATTTATCTGTATAGCGAGGCATCTTTTTAAAGATCATTTCAAACTTATCAGGTAATTCAAATAAATGATCACGTAACATTGTTGCACTATCAATTGAAAGCATACGAAGTGCCGAGATCTCTTCTTCCTGATTACCTTCAATAAGGTTTCCAATTAAATAAAAAAGAGAGCCAAGACCTTGTAGGTTTTGTAATTGTTTTTGTAGACTTTCAAGATCAGACTGCCCTACTTCAGCAGAAAATGCCTTTGTTGCCTCACCTTCAATCTTATGTGCCTCATCTACAACGACGTATGGAGGACGTGGAAATGACTTTGTCCAAGAAAACATCAAGGCGTGATTTCCAACAATGATATCAGCTTCTTTTGCATCTCGAAGTCCACGAATATATGTACAATTTGCATAGTATGGACATTGCTTATTTGAGCAGGCCCTATAATCTACGGCCAAGTCTTTTTCTGCTTGTGAAAAGTCTTCTAATTTCATTTTCAAAACGAAAGGAAGATCATTTCGAGAGATCATATGCTCAAGTGCACTATTTGAATTATGAAAGAAAAGTGATTCAAAATAAATATCACTAAATTTTTCTTTGAAGTCTTTTGTGTCAGTGAATAAATCTGTTTCATTTTGTCTTTGTGTAAAAAGTAACTCGCAAAAGTGGTTACTAGAGCCAACAAGTTGGCGAATCTTTAAGTCCTTTGGTGAGACACCTAAAAGCTTATGAAGTGCTGGAACGTCTTTATTCATGGCCTGGGCCTGAAGTGTCTTTGTTCCTGTTGCAACGAGGACCTGTTTTTGTTCACTTAAAGCAAATAATGCAGATGGTACTAAGTAGCCCAAAGTCTTACCTGTTCCAGTAGGAGCTTGAACCATTGAATGAATATGATTTTTAAAAGACTGCCCAACTTTTAAGGCCAAGTCTTCTTGTGACTTTCGATAACGATAACCATTAAATAATTTTGAGACTTTTTCTTCATTACTAAATATTTCTTTTACATTGGCACCATTAAAGGTCATATCAAAGTTTTGATGATATTCTTGCTTATCCTCTAAAGTCTTTGGATATGCCCATTCAAGAGCTGTTTCAATATGTGGGATAGGATCAAAATCAATTTGATTTGCAATCTCTAAAACGTCTTCTTCATAGAGACTTAGGAATTTAAAGAACCAATATTTATCTAATGAATACTTATGCATTAAAGACATCATGAAATTATACTTTCCAGCATTTTTTTTCGTCATAAGTGTTGCCACAATAACAACTTTCAATAGATCAATAGAGTCTTGTAAACCACGATGTAGCTCTTTATCTGCAAGTCCCATTCCCACAATAAAGTTTTCAAGTTTAAGAGAAGACATATGTGGAAATAGTAATGATAAGAAATAAAGGGAGTCTTGCCAGCGATGTCCTTCTCTGAAGTCCAAAGTTTCAAAATGATGATCAAGAAAACCCGCTTCAAAGTCAGCATTGTGGGCCAAAATATCATGGCCATCTAATTCAAGAACCTCACCAATTACATCATCAAGCATTGGTGCCTTCTTAAGCATCTTATTATCGATTCCCGTTAGCTTTTGAATAAATTTAGAAATTTCAAATTCTGGACGGCATAGTGATTCATACTTATGAATAAGTTTTGTTCCTTCAAATTGAAGAAATCCAACATCAATGATCTCATCAACGCTTGCATCAGCGCCCGATGTCTCAATATCTAATAATGCCCATTTACCCAGTGTGTTATTGTCTTCGCTCATATCATCTTCCTCTAAAGATAAGTTAGCACTGTTGAATCATATTGATAATCAACTTTTTATGTCATATTCTAGGTATATATTATTAATTGGGTATTTTTATAAGGCCATTACATGTCTTCAGCGACTTTTTTTCAAATTCAGTCATTTATCATCCTAGCTCTTATGGTTTACGGGGTGACGCAGAGTAAGAAACGCAAAAAGCATATTAAAATTATGTCGAGCGCAATTATCTGGGATATCCTACTAATTTTACAAATTGAATTAAATCGCAGTGCGATAGATAAGGCCCTGGAAGTCTTTCAATCACAAACTGCTTTAAAAATACACTTATTCTTTGCAGTATCGAGTGTTGTACTCTATTTCGCAATGATCATCTCAGGTAGAAAGGTTCTTGCAGGAGATCGCTCATTCATTCCAAAGCATCGTTACCTAGGAATTACGACATTAGCATTTCGTATCCTAACTTTTATAACGAGCTTCTATGCTGCTGCAAAACCAATTATAAATTAAGAGGATTCACTAAATGTTATTTGAACAAGTAAAAACAATAATCGAAGAAAATATCAAAGACTCACAAGTTCAAGTTTATGACTTAACTGGTGGCGGTGATCATCTTGGAATCACAATTATTAGTGATGAATTCAAAGGAAAGATGCTTCTAGCACAACACCGTATGGTTATGGATATTCTAAAGCAAAAACTAAGTGAGGACCTTCACGCAGTACAGCTTAAAACACTAACTGTTGAGCAGGCCCAAAACCAAGGTTTGATTTAGTTTTCAACAACATCAAATCGAACATTAATAAATGGTAACGAGACATCTTTACGAGAGAAGCTTAACTCTTTAAAACCGTCTCCAATAACAAACTCTCTATAAGTTCCATCTGAGCGCTTTACACCGCGATATAAACGGCCAAGTACTTGGTCATTATCTTTATAGGCTTTTAAACGGTAACGAATGATTCGAGCTCTTGCTACATACACAGAGTTTGCAAGCCCATAAACAAAGGGAATATTTCTTAAAAAGTCATCTTCACTATTATAATAATTCATCGATCTCACATCCCAATTTATAAATAAATCAGGCTCAATATCTTCTTTTTCTAATTTAGATGCACCTTTTGACTTCACCCAACCAAGATAGTTATATTTAGTAGGTGCATTCTTTCCTGGCTCACTACTATCTTTACGAACAGGAAGGTTTGCATAGGCATAAATCAGCGCCCCCTTTCTCCATATAATATCTTGTTGCTCATCAGGCAAAGAAGGCTGATATAATTTATTATTCAAATTATTATTAAAGTTTAAACTTTGAAACTCTGTACTTGAGTTATAAGCTTCACTTGGATTTAAAATAACTTCTTTAGAAAAGAAAGGGTCTTGAATAAGAAAATAAATTGGGCGAGAAAATGAGCCTACTCCCGATGGAGTTTTAAGAACGAACTCTCTTTGACAATTTTCTTCACAAGTAACATCAAAATAAAAATCGAAAAAGTTCCTATCGTTATCATCCATTAACTCAAGTGAGCCCAGAGAGAATTTTGCAAGAGATAGGTCCTTACTTAAGACCTGTTCAAATTGCGTTAAATTAATTGTTTCTAAAATCTCTTCTGTTACTTTTTTATTATCTCTTTTATAACGACTAAAGAATGACGTTGCTGACAATAAGACTACTCCTGCAAGTCCTGAAGCAACTAATAATTCGACAAGGGAGAAACCATTACTCTTTTTTATAAACTTAAACATTCTATTCCCCTGAAATAACAAATTCATAATCCTTAAAGCCTTCAATATAAGACTTATGTGTTACGCGAATAACAAGCTTTAAAAGCCCACGATATGTCGGGTGAGGTGTTAGAATATAGCCCATACGGCCTGGGCAACTAGGACACTCTTCAACAGATGTTACCAACTTATCATTCCAAGCAAGAGGAAGCTTTTCATTGAGATCTTGTACACTTGTCATTGATAAGAATTCATCACTATTCATATTAACCTGAAAAACAGCACTATTTGATGATATTTTACGATACAAAGAATTAACAAGATTATGTTGAACGACCTGACTTCTCGATTTCTTATTTGCACTTCTAAAAATATTTTGTCCACCGACAAAGGCATATATTAGAACACCTAGTAGGCCAGCTGTGACAACAATCTCTGCTAAAGATAAACCTTTATTATCCAACTTCAACTATAAACTCCCAGTTTCAACCCAATATGTTTGGATATTAAATCGGCGGTAACGATTTGGTATTTTTGATTTTGTGACAAGTCCCCCACTTTCAGGAAGCCCTATTTCTGGATCAACAGTCGTCCAGTTATAATTATTTGGCCCCTCTAAGACAAAATGAATTGGGGAGCAAGTTCTTAAATCATATTGCTCCTGTCTTGAAATATTTTTATTCCAAACAGTAATATTAGAATCACATTCTAGTAACTCTCCATTTTCATCTCGACGGGCAAGCCATTTATACTCTCTTAGCTTTTCGATAGCGGCCGGATGCCAAATACTATAGAAATTCACACCACTGGTAAGAGCACCACTTGATATTTCTAACTCATTTACTAGTAGTGTTCCCACAAAAGTTAAAGGCGTTGAACGAGGTTCAATCTCTAGCTCAAGACAAGCGTAGAAACCAAAGATAAAACTCACATCACTTGGAATAATGCATTTCTTAGTGACCGATTGATTAGGTATCCCACCAGCATCACCTGGATACATATTACTTTGATTAAATAAGTAACGATCTTGCATTTCCATCGTCTCAGTCAATGTAATTCCATTTCCACCAACATCATACATCCAAGAATGCAGCGTATTCTTTGTAAAAGAGATATCCCAAGAATAATTGTCATTAACAGGTATGCCAGAGCACTTTTCTTTTAACTCTTTACTTTCAGAAATACTTAAGCCACCTTCAGGCATAAATAATTCCTTACTAAGTTTTTCAAATAGTCCCGGCATCGGCTTGCGAGGAGGTTCATTAAATCCATTATCGCGCTTTAACATTGTCCAGCCCTTAAGCTCTTCATCTCCGGCATTTGTATACTTAATAGATTCAACCACTCCTTCTTTATTTCGAATGAGTTTTATATTAATGAGGTTTGGATTACCTAATTCATTAGGTCCTGGTTTATGGGCCTCATTATTACGACGTCCTGTTGTGTAATTAGAACTATTCTCAATGGCAAAATCAAAAGCTGTTAACGATAATGTAATATCAGATATATTCTTATACGCATCACTATTGAGTTGATCCTTATTACTTATATCAACTTTAAAGTTTGTGATATTTGTTGTTGAGGCCGAAAGACTAAAATCAATACTAGGCTGCTTTTTTAAATACTCTTCAATTTCTTCAAGTGATTCATCCTTCATTTCAGCATATTCATTAGAAGCAGTTTCGATTGCGTTAACACGAGACTCGCAGCTGGCCTTAGCACCAGGATCATCGTTGTATACACTTGCACAACTACTACTTTTTGATTCATTGAAATTAGAATCAACAAGGCTACATTTATCTGATCTTACCTTAGGATCTTTAGAGTTGAGATCACTACATTTACTTGAAATATTTCTAACAACTCTTTGAAAGTCATTTTCCTTATAAGTGTCATCAAATTCTTCATCTGTTACTGTTTCTTTAGTAAGAACTTCCTTAGATTTAATAAAGTTAATGCTAGAGTTTAAGTTAATTTTGAATTCTGTATCACGTGCTAGTAACAACTCTGCAGTTTCACCATTAGCAGGAACAGAAACGTCCATTTTCATGATTGGCTTTTCAGATTTACCTACATCTATATAAGAGACTGTATTTTTGTCATTTTTTAAAATAACAGTATAGCCCTTCGTTGAGCTAACTAATTCACTTGGGAAGGCATATTCTTTAAATTCATTTGATATCGGAAGATTTGTTTTTGAAAGTCCGACACTAAAGCCACTACCACTTAATTTACCAAATAATCTAGAATCTCTAGTTTCAGATAAGTTCTCTTCTAGCTCGCGCCAAATATCACACTTCTTTGCCAGACTTGTATCAACATAATATTCATTACCAAATAAGGCGGCAATCCCCTCATCGACTTCGTCTTCAAAGACAACGCCTCGTTTTATCGTTTTTACATTAGCATAAGTCGAATAAAGTTGATCATCCTGTCCACCAAAACTCTTTGGCACAAAATTACCAGAACCACTTTTGACAGCACCTCTTCCTAAATGAATATTGGAATAAATCCCAACTGGTGCATAAGAGCTCGACGGTAGAATAAGGTCATTATCAACATAAATTGGTGCGTGAATATTTAAGCCCTTTGAGCTCTCCGATCCAGTATATTTAGATAAGTCTAGATCCCCACCTTTAATGATTGCAAATTGATTTAGGGTTCTTGGAAATAGACCAACTAAACTTCTCCCGTAGGGTCTACTATTATAATCGGAGCATCTATCGATATCCTTCATTTTTGCTTCAACAAAGATTTCGATATAGCGATCATCCCCTGATTTATAAAGAGCACTATTTTCAGCTTTCTTTAAAGAAATTGAAACTTCATCCATACAATTTCTAAGCGTATTAGTTAGAGAAAGGTTAATTGGATGGGACTGACTTAACTCCCCTAGAGACTTTATATTTATTGTTGTCGAGACCTCATCAAGAGCAGGTTCAAAGCCAATTTCTTTATTATATTCATTTTTATAGGCTTGCTTAATCGCAGTTAGAGAAGCGCTAGACCATAGAAGCCTTTCAAGATTTAACTTATTACTAATTACTTCATGCATATCTCCAGAACAGCTTTCGCTTCTGGCCCACTTATCATCCATACACCAACGATTTTTTAAAGCATGAGTCGTGTATGAAATAATACCGCGAGTAAAGGTATCCATTTCAGCATTTATGCGGCCATCTTTTTTCTTTTTTGAGACAACGTCGAGAACCTGATTTAGGTTCATTGTGAGATACGCTGCGGCCACCGAAGCAAAAATTATAAATGCTAGAGCAGCACCACCGCGTTCATTTCTTAACAACTTCATAAAAATCCATTTTTAATCAATTCAATTACTATATTGCAGGAGAAAACCAAATATCGTAAACGCTTCCAATGCGTCCATCTTCAGTCGTAAAAGTCGACTTCTCTCTGGCCTCTGCTCGCCCTTCAAAAGCGATATGTCCTCTTTTATATTCTAAGTTTATTGAAGTAACACCTTTCTTTGGTAATGTCGTCATTTCAGAACTTTCACTGATCCCGTTACCATTGAGATCATTCCATAGAATTAAATTTGAATATACTTCGTCATTAATATCGATTACACCGTCATTATTAGAATCATACTTAGCTAAAGCTCTAAAGCCATTTTCATATGTATTTTGATCACCGAATAACTCAAGGGCACTATTAATTTTTCCATCACCGTTTCGATCAATGGCAAGGAAATAACCTTTCGAATTAGGCTCTACCCAGTTTACGACTGGTACATCATTTATTAGTGGAAATGAACTTCTTCCTAAGAAGTCAGGGAGATTCGCATCGAAGAATAACATTAGTGGTGAATAATAAGAGCCACAGAATTGATTTCTTCCAAGAAACGCCGCTTTTACATTTAGGCAGTCTTCAAAGTCATTAAGGCCAATACTTCCCTTATAGTCGAGCTTAACCCACTTATCTTCTTTTTCATTATGTTGAAAGAATTCCACACGTACATCACTAGAAGAGCCAGAGAAAATTACACGGCCAGTACTTAGATCACGTGCTCCAACTCTTTTTGGAATACTTAATTGCGCAATTGAAACATTAACTTCACCTTCATGAATTTCACTTTCAGTATCTTCCTGAGCACCTGATACAATTTCAGTTGAAACATCCATTGCTTCCTTACCTCGGATACCACAATTGGCAAGCCCAGGCTTTTTCGTATATGAAGACTTGGCAGCGTAGCCAGTTCCCTTCCAATTATAGAAGAATTTACATTTAATATTTGAATTGAGAGCTGCTTGAGCGAGAGGGTCTCCTTGACGACGACAATCAAGAGCATCGTTTAAAAAGAACTTTGCCCTCTTGTAAGCACATTTATATTTAACATCACGTGAAGAGTTTCCACTTTTTATTAAACAATTAACATCATTTGATTCAGCATTCCACGTACATGATTGCCCATAAGTATTTGGCCAAGTTACCTGAGGAGAGAAGACCGTATTACTCTCAAAGTGTTGTCCACCATTTGATAACTTCACATTCATTCTAATATCACCACCACGAGGATCAATCGTACTCTTAGCATGCCTTAGGTTTGCACCATAACAAGTAGGAGTTAGCGTAATATTTAAATGTTTTGAGCGAAATTGATCACACGAGTTCTTCTTAATAACATTTCCCACTTGGTTTAACCTAACTCCAAGGGCCGTGTTATTTGGAATAACAGAAATTCCTTGAGCAAAGACTTGATGACTACTAAAGATTGTTAAAAATATTAGTACTAACACTTCTGAGATCCCCTTATTTGCAAGTAATTTTCTTTAGATTAACATAGGTTTTTTAACTACTTACAACTTACTGATTTTACTTCAACTCAATTTGGTCCCAACGTATCTTACTAAAAATACATGAGAACTTTTCTTGGCATTACTCATGAGATGAGTTCTGCTTATCGACTAAATCATTAAAAGAATCCTCGATCTCTCTGAAGTAATCTCCTTTTCGAAATGTTACTTTCTCTAGGAAATGTTCTTCATCCTCTTCAGACTTAGCAAGCTTCTTAAAGTGATTGTTTAAACGATATAAAGGGCCCGCAATCTTGTGGGACATTGTTAAACCTAAATATAGAAATAGAAAGAAAGAAACTAAGACTGCAATAAGAAGAGAAAAGCTTATGATTTGAACTTGAACATCCCAAAAGCCTTGAAAGGCAGCACTTTGAAAGAAGCCACTCTCCTCTGCCATCTCTCTGACATTTACAAGAAACGACAAAATTGTGGCAACAAAAAGTCCACACGAGATAAGATTTAAAAATCCAAATTTAACGAGAAAGTGTTTTTGAAATTCTGGGTTAATCCAGATTTGTTTGAGGCGTCGGCGATTTTTTGCCATTTATGAGACTCCTATAATAAGTGTTTAATTTATTATAGGAGCTCACTTAAGTTATTGAAACATGGAAAAAGTTAACCTGTTTCTTAGTGATGATCATCCATCATCGCATCATCAAAGTCTTTACATGCAATCGCTAGAGATGCTGGTAAAAGTGCCCAAAACCCTACTAAACACAATGCAACAAATACTTCTAAACTCATATATATTCCTTCGATAGATAAAATTTTATAAGAATCAAAGACTATTATAAGTCATTTGACGGTTCCTGACTAGTAAATTCAACTTCTGCCACGTTGGCCAACTGTGCCTTATCAATCTCTACTTCCATAATTTTTTGGAATCTCTTAGAGATTTTACCTGTAGTTATATTGATATTATTAACGTCTTTAGTAACTGTTGCAAGATGCTTTGTTAGATCAGTCCATCTCTTCTCATAGAGATTAAAGTCTTTACCTAATTTATTGATTTCTTCGTGAAGAATAGACATATACTTTGAACGCTCCATATTCATCATAACACTTTGAACAGTTGTTAAAGTTGCCATAAAAGTTGTCGGTGATGCGATCCAAACATTATGCTTTTGAGAATAAGAAATAATATCTTCATGATATGCGTGAATTTCAGCAAAGATGGCCTCGGCCGGAAGAAAGAGAACGGCCTGCTCAGCAGTCTCACCCTTAATAATATATTTACTCGAAATATCATCGATATGTTTTTTTACATTTCGTACGAATTCTTTACGTGCACTCGCCTTCTCTTCCAATGATCCTTCAAACATTCTTTTGAAGTTTTCTAATGGAAACTTTGAATCCACACAAAGCTTTCCAATTGGATCAGGAAGATCAACCATTGCATCCACGAGCTTGTCATTACTTAATTTGTACTGAAGCTTATAATACTTATCACCCTCACCAAATACTGACTTTAAAAGTGAAGTTAGCTGAACCTCACCAAAGATCCCACGTGATTTTTTATCAGTTAGAACTTCTTGAAGGCTTACAACATTTGTCGAAAGTGATTCGATTTTCTTTTGGGCCTCATCAATTTTAGCAAGACGAGCAATAATTCCAGTAAAGGTTTCATTAGTCTTCTTGAAATTCTCGTTGAGGTTTTCTTGAACTTTATTATCAATATTTTGCAGTTTATCTTGGATTGACTTATTCGTTTTATCAAACTTCGCCTCAAGATCTTTTCCAAGCTGATCTTTAAAAGTGAAGAGATCCTTATTTAGAGCACCTTTTGTCTCCATCAATCTTTCAGCAACAAGTTCTCTTAGATTAGAGAAGTTTTCTGCTAGCTGATTATTATTTTTGAATAAAGTATCCGTCATTTCATTCTTTTGAGAACGAATTAAATTATTAACTTCGTCAAAGTTAACAACTTGCTCTTTTTTAAAAATT contains:
- a CDS encoding MATE family efflux transporter — encoded protein: MNRDWLSYKGLWALSLPSILASMLEPLSSIVDTALVGNYDTQMLAAMAVGVSIISSLTWMFNFLVHAPIQAISQKLGKKDFPRVVSLIKVTFLIALALGLILSIFLAPFRDYIYQFLSVDPKLYKQCDEYFLTRIYGHTFILLFMSALSILRGMAEVRTVLYIIGFTTLTNIILSYLGLYIFDGGLASVAAATIIANALGLLIALFLVLNQKSLKGLFIKSKIALEDAFHMGKNSLNVFMRSAFLTTSFFLATKVASSISIKALAAHQVILNLWLFASFFTDGIATSGNIIGGSLYGNKGHENLKEIFRKLLIMGAVVGVIFCILFLTANRFLIGLFTYDQSIYEMIKGVIVFLAIVQIPASIAYVYDGLVFGINRFDFLGKHMVIAFFTCFLPLIYLSFTYQSFLLLWSAIFSVGIYRLISNAYLINKTLKVSEL
- a CDS encoding SirB2 family protein, which gives rise to MSYEFYKVLHVFMLVLMVAAFAPQFVGPQGNNSKLLKITSGIASFLLFVGGMGLLARIGVSHGEGWPMWVKVKVGLWVAVSALGPILAKRMKNNRLAGLGLILALIFVAIFSAVTKY
- a CDS encoding potassium channel family protein — protein: MLNPKFIIEVNLRSSINIFFERFIYLFKTVPFWVITFLGNSGVLIFAYTFFHFEKGHNPNVTTISDSIWWAFTTITTVGYGDVTPVTFSGRVVAVFLMILGTGLFATYTAIFANVMLGREFLTIGHRVKVLKKNVEGMQTSLHREDLMIERELARINKTLNCINDRLTSLEEENNGEEE
- a CDS encoding helicase C-terminal domain-containing protein, whose amino-acid sequence is MSEDNNTLGKWALLDIETSGADASVDEIIDVGFLQFEGTKLIHKYESLCRPEFEISKFIQKLTGIDNKMLKKAPMLDDVIGEVLELDGHDILAHNADFEAGFLDHHFETLDFREGHRWQDSLYFLSLLFPHMSSLKLENFIVGMGLADKELHRGLQDSIDLLKVVIVATLMTKKNAGKYNFMMSLMHKYSLDKYWFFKFLSLYEEDVLEIANQIDFDPIPHIETALEWAYPKTLEDKQEYHQNFDMTFNGANVKEIFSNEEKVSKLFNGYRYRKSQEDLALKVGQSFKNHIHSMVQAPTGTGKTLGYLVPSALFALSEQKQVLVATGTKTLQAQAMNKDVPALHKLLGVSPKDLKIRQLVGSSNHFCELLFTQRQNETDLFTDTKDFKEKFSDIYFESLFFHNSNSALEHMISRNDLPFVLKMKLEDFSQAEKDLAVDYRACSNKQCPYYANCTYIRGLRDAKEADIIVGNHALMFSWTKSFPRPPYVVVDEAHKIEGEATKAFSAEVGQSDLESLQKQLQNLQGLGSLFYLIGNLIEGNQEEEISALRMLSIDSATMLRDHLFELPDKFEMIFKKMPRYTDKFWNELPMIMPTEKEGLRLSVFHHLESIYHLLKSIYEKVYPYTVRWQASDMQGPPEITAWTRFESFVGTLEDIMNALALLLKIETSTQPYSLSMKYHEQQGFLLTAGPINTGKILHDQLLQTSSSVVYTSATLGNEHGDQGSRGMEWSTGYLYSEPERRFRSGLFLPSVYDYKNKTRVFLCDDTPSLYDKDFVKTVCDRLVPFIEDIGGRTLLLFSARARFEKAVEYMLDKFEGKLPVFVQGMGANVVEEFKDSGNGILIGMESFGEGIDVPGDALRFVFIDKIPDLSMDQVIRLRRDYYDTNIGNEFEDYYLAHRTRNLHQKLGRLLRTENDAGAVVVIDSRIKKWKNSTMAKLTKQMEPYQINRTNFKQALEASKEFVQTLE
- a CDS encoding BolA/IbaG family iron-sulfur metabolism protein yields the protein MLFEQVKTIIEENIKDSQVQVYDLTGGGDHLGITIISDEFKGKMLLAQHRMVMDILKQKLSEDLHAVQLKTLTVEQAQNQGLI